The DNA segment GACTCCTTCAAGAATTCACTGTTCGCGCCCCGGAGCGTATTCACGGGAACGCCCGGCGCGGAGTGGGTCAGCGCGGCCATGCTGCGCGTCAGCTCCTGCGAGCTGTCGTCCATCACCCGGCGCGCCTGCAGCCGCTTCACCGCCCAGAAGGCCCCACCCGCTCCGCCCGCGAGGTTGAGCAGCCCCACCCCGCCCAGCGCCCCGGCCCAGCCGAGCCACGGCGACAGCAGCGCGGCGATGGCGCCGCACACGAAGGCGTAGCCCACCAGGATGAAGGGCACGAAGGCGGCGATCATCGCCACGTCCAGGCCGGTGGCCTTCACGTCCTCGGCCAGCTCCATCCTCGCCAGTTGCAGATGCTGCGTCACCAGACGGCTGAAGCCATCCGCCATGCGCCCGACGAGCGCGGTGATGCCGCGCTCCGTCTGTTCACTCCCTGCTTGCATGCGCTTCTCCGGCCGACGCCCCGCGCTCCACGGGTGGGGGCCAACCTAGGCACACCACCTCCGCGCGACAACCACGTCACGGCGGATCTGTCCGGCGTTCGCAAGCGTCGGCCACTGAACGCGCCCGCCGGTGTCCCGCACGCTAGCCGATGAGCTGCACCGGCGGAGAGAGGGGGGCCTCCACGGCGATGGGCGCCTCGAAGCGGAACACCAGCGGCAGGTGGTCGGACGCCACCTTGCTCCGCTCGGTGCGGTGGGGGTGGATGGCGACAGGTCGTACCCCGGCATCCACGTAGATGCGGTCCAGCCGGAGCATGGGCATCCGCGTGGGGTAGGTGCGCGCCGGGGAGCGCAGCTCCAGGGCCACGTCGTGGATGGCCTGGCGCACCAGGGACGGCACCGGGCCGTTGCCCAGGTAGTTGAAGTCCCCGCACACCACCAGCGGGTCCTTGCGCGCGGCCTCGCGGAGGATGTCCGAGGAGAGCAGCAGCGCCTCCTGCCGGCGCCGCTCGCCCATGCGCAGCCCCAGGTGCAGGCTGAAGACGTGCAGCTGGCTGCCCCCGCCCAGGTCCAGGTCGCACCGCAGCGCTCCCCGGGGCTCGCGGCGGCCCACGCTCAGGTCATAGTTCTTCGACTTGAGGATGGGCAGCCGCGACAGGATGGCGTTGCCGTAGCGCCGGCCATTGCGGACCACGTTGGGGCCGAAGGCCATGTGCAGCCCCAGCATGTCCGCCAGGTGCTCGGGCTGGTCCTCGCGGGGCGTCACCGCGCGGAAGTCCCCCACCTCCTGGAGCGCGATGATGTCTGCGCCCACTTCCTGGAGGACCTCTCCCACGCGGCCCAGGTCGAACCGGCCGTCCGTGCCGATGCCGCTGTGGATGTTGTACGAGACGAGGGTCAGCTCCACGCG comes from the Pyxidicoccus xibeiensis genome and includes:
- a CDS encoding phage holin family protein, with translation MQAGSEQTERGITALVGRMADGFSRLVTQHLQLARMELAEDVKATGLDVAMIAAFVPFILVGYAFVCGAIAALLSPWLGWAGALGGVGLLNLAGGAGGAFWAVKRLQARRVMDDSSQELTRSMAALTHSAPGVPVNTLRGANSEFLKESTNGR
- a CDS encoding endonuclease/exonuclease/phosphatase family protein; amino-acid sequence: MELTLVSYNIHSGIGTDGRFDLGRVGEVLQEVGADIIALQEVGDFRAVTPREDQPEHLADMLGLHMAFGPNVVRNGRRYGNAILSRLPILKSKNYDLSVGRREPRGALRCDLDLGGGSQLHVFSLHLGLRMGERRRQEALLLSSDILREAARKDPLVVCGDFNYLGNGPVPSLVRQAIHDVALELRSPARTYPTRMPMLRLDRIYVDAGVRPVAIHPHRTERSKVASDHLPLVFRFEAPIAVEAPLSPPVQLIG